Genomic window (Mesorhizobium sp. M4B.F.Ca.ET.058.02.1.1):
CCTGAGGTCCTTGGGTGCCACGCTTGCAAGAGGGCTAATTATCACTCCTGGCCGCGCACGCAAAACCAATCCAGGCAAAAGCGCTCGGATGAGTCAGGGGTCGAACTGGCCGAGCGTTTCGGAGCGCACTTTGTTGGCCCTGGCTGCCGATTGTTCCGCCCTCGTCGAGACGGCCTTTGGCGGCGTCACGTACTCCGCATGCATCGCTTCATGTCGTATTGACCGCCGGCCGAAACGATCCTTGCAAGCGGAGTTGCCTGTTGACCAAGATCAAGGCGGCGACCCCCGGCATGGCAAAGATGGTTGGGAAACAGGAGTGATCCCAATGACTTTTCTCGACTATCTGATTTCAGTAGACGCCAGGACCGCCCTGATGGGGCGCATGATGCAGAAGCTCGGTGTCGACAGGCAGTTGAAGGTCATCGCGGACCATGCCGCCGTTACCAATCGGGCGGTGGACCGCTGCCGCTCCTGC
Coding sequences:
- a CDS encoding DUF6455 family protein, producing MALAADCSALVETAFGGVTYSACIASCRIDRRPKRSLQAELPVDQDQGGDPRHGKDGWETGVIPMTFLDYLISVDARTALMGRMMQKLGVDRQLKVIADHAAVTNRAVDRCRSCGHQDECSTWLDQHLQADDPPDYCRNRDLIARLQHAAGRQ